A window from Spiroplasma endosymbiont of Aspidapion aeneum encodes these proteins:
- a CDS encoding bifunctional oligoribonuclease/PAP phosphatase NrnA encodes MKKEISLIKDILSEIINFEKIICIRHINPDGDAFGSQNGLKKIINYNWPNKKVYACGTNVDFFRSLGQMDQLKEEDFIDALVIITDTGSIPRIDSANWKQAKKVIKIDHHPNENKYGDIQWVDSSFTSASEMIGYFALKCNLKINSDIAQTILFGITTDTNRFISKNVSSRTFDVCSFLMTPKWNIIDLYNRVYTKKLTFLQAQAEVIQNSKVENKVGAIFLTKNIINKYNIPYDQNDIFVNLFQGIEEVEISVSFSANIDETYRVEFRSNKTPLKSIAEKYGGGGHPLIAGATINSLDIAESIIKDLKSIVK; translated from the coding sequence ATGAAAAAAGAAATATCATTAATAAAAGATATCTTATCAGAGATTATAAACTTTGAGAAAATTATTTGTATAAGACACATAAACCCAGATGGAGATGCATTCGGATCACAAAATGGACTTAAAAAGATAATTAATTATAATTGACCAAATAAAAAGGTATATGCTTGTGGTACAAATGTGGATTTTTTTAGATCATTAGGACAGATGGATCAGTTAAAAGAGGAAGATTTTATTGATGCACTGGTAATTATAACTGACACAGGTTCTATTCCAAGAATTGATTCAGCAAATTGAAAACAAGCAAAAAAAGTAATTAAGATTGATCATCATCCAAATGAAAATAAATACGGTGATATTCAATGAGTCGATAGCTCGTTTACAAGTGCTAGTGAAATGATAGGATATTTTGCTTTAAAGTGTAATTTGAAAATAAATAGTGACATTGCACAAACTATATTATTTGGTATAACTACAGACACAAATCGATTTATTTCTAAAAATGTTTCTTCGAGAACGTTTGATGTTTGTAGTTTTTTAATGACACCAAAATGAAATATTATTGATTTATATAATAGAGTTTATACAAAGAAATTAACATTCCTTCAAGCACAGGCTGAAGTTATTCAGAATTCTAAAGTTGAAAATAAAGTGGGAGCTATATTTTTAACAAAAAATATTATTAATAAATATAATATTCCATATGATCAAAATGATATATTTGTTAATCTCTTTCAAGGAATTGAGGAGGTTGAAATATCCGTATCCTTTTCTGCAAATATAGATGAAACATATCGTGTGGAATTTAGAAGTAATAAAACTCCATTAAAATCTATTGCTGAAAAATATGGAGGTGGTGGGCATCCGTTAATAGCCGGAGCTACAATTAATAGTTTAGATATTGCAGAAAGTATTATCAAAGATTTAAAATCAATAGTAAAATAG
- a CDS encoding BMP family ABC transporter substrate-binding protein: MKKILSLLSVVGLTSSFSSSLISCSDDAESGADVYVITDSGKVTDKSFDQSVFEGANEFESIVTKKKDTKVPYSEPKESTTASLSNVYSDVVSNSNPKVAVLSGYIHGAKDGGNNSYEPLFKKSGITGVNLDFASAGSASMGIRFYKDSSGFYAGMASIIYSILNNNVTDKTLTLGSYGGIIGDGSQFSVANYIVGYYSAVSFWNKMQAAEQKNTPDEDSPYKKFADSVIDKFGGNVETWLKTNTYKVKIAQKNDMESAQDSEWASGSFASGGGNDITTKLIHEGANVILPVAGPQITDTIETIKKLKSEAYVCGVDVDMSKTQNFNKFITSATVPLKEGTLAGVYHAESLVDKYGKNKDIQKSIKDSGIKFNDDYGNTIKADEDVTSVNTWDGKNVWMTGDVSVKGDSKQESDIDNKWTSDNNKNLLDIFSTSNLANAGSKYKSYVETGKESYQLLSKGFFDTYADYIANYTNK, from the coding sequence ATGAAAAAAATACTATCATTATTAAGCGTAGTAGGATTAACATCAAGCTTCTCATCATCTTTAATTTCATGTTCAGATGATGCAGAAAGTGGTGCAGATGTATATGTAATTACAGATTCTGGAAAAGTAACAGATAAATCATTTGATCAATCGGTATTTGAAGGTGCAAATGAATTTGAATCAATTGTAACAAAAAAGAAAGATACTAAAGTGCCCTACTCTGAGCCAAAGGAATCAACAACAGCATCTCTATCAAATGTATATTCAGATGTAGTTTCAAATTCAAACCCAAAAGTAGCTGTTCTAAGCGGTTATATCCACGGTGCAAAAGATGGGGGAAATAATTCTTATGAACCACTATTCAAAAAATCAGGAATAACTGGTGTCAACTTAGATTTTGCCAGTGCAGGCAGTGCAAGTATGGGAATTAGATTTTACAAGGATAGTTCTGGTTTTTATGCTGGAATGGCCTCAATAATTTATTCTATATTAAATAATAATGTAACTGATAAAACACTTACACTTGGTTCATATGGTGGAATAATTGGGGATGGTTCGCAATTTAGTGTAGCAAACTACATTGTTGGATATTATTCAGCTGTATCATTCTGAAATAAAATGCAGGCAGCAGAACAAAAAAATACACCAGATGAAGACTCTCCTTACAAAAAATTTGCAGATTCAGTAATAGATAAATTTGGCGGGAATGTAGAAACATGATTGAAAACTAATACTTATAAAGTTAAAATAGCACAAAAAAATGATATGGAGTCTGCGCAAGATAGCGAATGAGCATCTGGTAGTTTTGCTTCAGGTGGAGGAAATGATATAACAACAAAATTAATACATGAGGGTGCAAATGTGATATTGCCAGTTGCTGGACCACAAATAACAGATACTATTGAAACCATAAAAAAACTAAAATCAGAAGCTTATGTTTGTGGTGTTGATGTTGACATGTCCAAAACTCAAAATTTTAACAAATTTATAACTTCTGCAACTGTACCTCTAAAAGAAGGAACTCTTGCGGGAGTATATCATGCTGAATCATTAGTTGATAAATATGGAAAAAATAAAGATATTCAAAAATCAATTAAGGACTCTGGAATTAAGTTTAATGATGATTATGGTAACACAATAAAAGCAGATGAGGATGTTACATCAGTTAATACCTGAGATGGAAAAAATGTTTGAATGACTGGCGATGTTTCTGTTAAGGGTGACAGTAAACAAGAATCTGATATTGATAATAAATGAACATCTGATAATAATAAAAATCTTTTAGATATTTTTTCAACAAGTAACCTGGCAAATGCAGGTTCTAAATATAAATCTTATGTTGAAACTGGTAAAGAATCATATCAATTATTAAGTAAGGGATTTTTTGATACCTATGCAGATTATATAGCAAACTATACCAATAAATAA
- a CDS encoding ABC transporter permease, translated as MDLSTSIIRDLLMYFTIFSICAVAGMFSERSGIINMGLDGYMVIGALIYSIYGSKFNHSTFGQITGIFVALIFVGIFSLLHSFATIKLNCDHIIAGIAINIFGEAIGLFVATLPKFQGTFIASKYKPFYLDSQNVISLYLFISIIVSCAVGLYFTFTKVGRKHIAAGENPNALDVVGVSVNKYRFIAVTISSMMAGFAGIAYCILKGSGSYFGSVNGYGYIALAIMVAGQWRTIYCLLFSAIFSATFAIVPFLTSYQAFSGLKNYEELLNAIPFAISLMVMVFVSKKSSPPKASGQPFIKIRR; from the coding sequence ATGGATCTTTCAACATCAATAATTAGAGATTTATTAATGTATTTTACTATATTTTCAATTTGTGCAGTCGCGGGAATGTTTTCTGAGAGGTCTGGTATCATAAACATGGGACTTGACGGATATATGGTTATTGGGGCCTTGATTTATTCTATTTATGGTTCGAAATTTAATCATTCGACATTCGGACAAATCACAGGTATATTTGTAGCACTAATATTTGTAGGAATATTTTCCTTGCTACACTCTTTTGCTACAATTAAATTAAATTGCGATCATATTATTGCTGGGATAGCAATAAATATTTTTGGAGAAGCTATAGGTCTTTTTGTTGCAACTTTACCAAAATTTCAAGGTACATTTATTGCTTCAAAATATAAGCCTTTCTACTTAGATTCTCAAAATGTAATATCATTGTATTTATTTATTTCGATAATTGTATCGTGTGCTGTAGGATTATACTTTACATTTACAAAAGTCGGAAGAAAGCATATAGCAGCAGGAGAAAATCCAAATGCATTAGATGTTGTTGGTGTTAGCGTAAATAAATATAGATTTATTGCTGTGACAATATCTTCAATGATGGCGGGTTTTGCCGGTATTGCTTATTGTATATTAAAAGGTTCAGGATCATACTTTGGTTCTGTTAATGGATATGGTTATATTGCATTAGCGATAATGGTGGCTGGACAATGAAGAACAATATATTGTCTCTTGTTTAGTGCGATATTTAGTGCAACATTTGCAATTGTACCATTCCTAACATCATATCAAGCATTTAGTGGTCTAAAAAACTATGAGGAATTACTAAATGCAATTCCATTTGCTATATCATTGATGGTTATGGTTTTTGTTTCAAAAAAATCCTCTCCACCAAAAGCATCTGGACAACCATTCATAAAAATAAGGAGATAA
- a CDS encoding ABC transporter permease subunit, with amino-acid sequence MNIKSKMWITKHKLKGYITSEYGKTKLRFVKASVLALILGFFASALIVVFTGYNGFSFIINSFRMGLKRKSVLGQSNLTMSLEWMCIFAMLGLGLSLGFKVKLFNMGGSGQALLGFMFTLKYLSSVADHKGVAITDLNKHYIIIVFILFILAGILFSLTIGSLKIFFNIHEVASSIMLNWIAYYLLRWSAANGRIATDAVNTSWLMVGHNGWILPLAIVLVVFAITFIVITFTKWGYKFKVIGSSLEVARYAGIKNNIYILVVTAIQGVIMSIGCLFYYFCYAQNQEFSSGQMLTLGFDAISVSLISFNNIFGILFISFIWGVLKVGSDSATRLPIYNGINSNISTLIFGAITFCAAIYIIFYNFDIINTIKHKLYIWRDKDISEFIKYQKNEIKSNKISIKNIRKSPEIAAEIETLKKIQEDFKKLGIDKKTNNNIEKNIEYENLRIEIDEFLKKLSEKISNQKHIFQKQIHEIKNETNDFIENRKQIYYQKSIIGLKKKFYNLLSKRKFEVIDAINLLSANYSEYVQDAKRVIKANDILLKKINSDILKIDKTSEEKANIILQKYEDKGIKTIDQLISMSPAVIEEFIKSDLKYERYEIVNYPIQNANLAKNYSDFKVQYQLSKKDFSLLVENYINDYKQYKNKLLSVFKINWNEAKDYVSKLNKEYRERIREASNKLLVQIELREKQMEVCDNYGSFNINN; translated from the coding sequence ATGAATATTAAATCTAAAATGTGAATTACTAAACACAAACTAAAAGGATACATAACATCGGAGTACGGCAAAACAAAATTAAGATTTGTAAAAGCGTCAGTATTGGCATTAATTTTAGGTTTTTTTGCAAGTGCATTAATTGTAGTATTCACAGGTTATAATGGTTTTTCTTTTATAATAAATTCATTTAGAATGGGATTGAAGAGAAAGTCAGTTCTTGGTCAATCCAATCTTACTATGTCACTTGAATGAATGTGCATATTTGCTATGCTAGGACTTGGACTTTCCTTAGGGTTCAAAGTAAAATTATTTAATATGGGTGGTTCGGGACAAGCCCTACTTGGTTTTATGTTTACTTTAAAATATTTAAGTTCAGTGGCCGATCATAAAGGTGTGGCTATTACAGATTTAAATAAACATTATATTATAATTGTATTTATTTTATTTATCTTAGCTGGTATATTATTCTCTTTAACTATTGGTTCCTTAAAGATATTCTTCAATATTCACGAGGTTGCTTCATCAATAATGTTGAACTGGATTGCATATTATCTTTTAAGATGGTCTGCTGCAAATGGTAGAATAGCAACAGATGCTGTTAATACCTCGTGGCTGATGGTAGGCCATAATGGTTGAATTCTCCCACTTGCAATTGTGCTGGTTGTTTTTGCAATAACATTTATTGTTATCACATTTACAAAGTGAGGATATAAATTCAAAGTTATTGGGTCTTCACTTGAAGTTGCAAGATATGCGGGTATAAAAAATAATATCTATATTTTAGTGGTTACCGCAATACAAGGTGTAATAATGTCTATAGGTTGTCTATTTTATTACTTTTGTTATGCTCAAAATCAAGAATTTTCATCAGGCCAAATGTTGACACTTGGTTTTGATGCGATATCTGTATCACTAATTTCATTCAATAATATATTTGGAATTTTATTTATCTCATTTATATGAGGAGTTTTAAAGGTAGGATCAGATTCAGCAACACGATTGCCTATTTATAATGGGATCAATTCTAATATTTCAACCTTAATTTTTGGCGCAATTACATTTTGTGCAGCGATCTATATAATTTTTTATAATTTTGACATAATAAATACAATTAAACATAAACTATATATTTGAAGGGATAAAGATATTTCTGAGTTTATTAAATATCAAAAAAATGAAATTAAATCAAATAAGATTAGTATCAAAAATATTAGAAAATCTCCTGAAATAGCTGCTGAAATTGAAACGTTAAAAAAAATTCAAGAAGATTTTAAAAAGCTTGGAATAGATAAGAAAACCAATAATAATATTGAGAAAAATATAGAATACGAAAATTTAAGAATTGAGATTGATGAATTTTTAAAAAAATTATCGGAAAAAATTTCCAACCAAAAGCACATTTTTCAAAAACAAATACACGAAATCAAAAATGAAACTAACGATTTTATTGAAAATAGAAAACAAATTTATTATCAAAAAAGCATAATTGGATTGAAGAAGAAATTTTATAATTTATTATCAAAAAGGAAATTTGAAGTAATAGATGCAATTAATCTTTTATCGGCCAATTATAGTGAATATGTTCAAGATGCTAAACGTGTTATTAAAGCAAATGACATATTGTTAAAAAAAATTAATTCAGATATTTTGAAAATTGATAAAACTAGTGAGGAAAAGGCAAATATAATTTTACAAAAATATGAAGATAAAGGTATTAAAACTATTGACCAATTAATATCAATGTCGCCCGCGGTTATTGAAGAATTTATAAAGTCAGATCTTAAATATGAAAGATATGAAATTGTAAATTACCCAATACAAAATGCAAACCTAGCAAAGAATTATTCAGATTTTAAAGTTCAATATCAATTAAGTAAAAAAGATTTTTCATTATTGGTGGAAAATTATATTAATGATTACAAGCAATATAAGAATAAATTATTATCTGTATTTAAAATAAATTGAAACGAAGCTAAAGATTATGTTTCAAAATTAAATAAAGAATATAGAGAAAGAATAAGAGAAGCTTCTAATAAACTATTGGTTCAAATAGAACTACGTGAAAAACAAATGGAGGTATGTGATAATTATGGATCTTTCAACATCAATAATTAG
- a CDS encoding ABC transporter ATP-binding protein, which translates to MKENNIYAVEMQDINMIFNKKIIANKNINLKVKKGEIHAIIGENGAGKSTLMSILFGIYQPTKGKIFINGKEEIINNPVKANHLKIGMVHQHFQIIDIYRLWENIALGYKTKGFLLNKREIEEKINIIMNKYNLNIDINKLAKKASVGDLQKTEILKLLFRDNEILVFDEPSAVLTLEEIEGLLQVMKNLKKDGKTIILITHKMNEIKEVADTATVIRRGEVVGHYDVKTTSVETLSQAMVGREIVEVRNSEKSDNKKVVLDIRNLVVSKFDNQKVVGLKDFNMKLHAGEIVGIAGVEGNGQQELVNSICGLQRIKSGDIAALTKKQELVSIKHASIEKRYKKFGMSFVPLDRQKHGLVLNFNIINNIILQDIDNKRFSNFFGFLKFSNIVSYGQKIVNKYDIRNAELGFATTSTLSGGNQQKIIIGREISRKGNFIVIFQPTRGVDIGSIEFIHQQIIDAKKQGKAILLVSFELSEIISLSDRVIVLNSGNIVGELEKNKLSFKEIGNLMVSQKEN; encoded by the coding sequence ATGAAAGAAAATAATATTTACGCAGTCGAAATGCAAGACATTAACATGATCTTTAATAAAAAGATAATTGCTAATAAAAATATTAATCTTAAGGTTAAAAAAGGGGAAATTCATGCAATTATCGGAGAAAATGGAGCTGGAAAATCTACATTAATGTCAATATTATTTGGTATATATCAGCCAACAAAGGGTAAAATTTTTATCAATGGAAAAGAAGAGATTATAAATAATCCAGTAAAAGCAAACCACCTGAAGATTGGAATGGTTCATCAACATTTTCAAATAATTGATATCTATCGTCTATGAGAAAACATTGCTTTGGGTTATAAAACTAAGGGCTTTTTACTTAATAAGCGAGAGATTGAAGAAAAAATTAATATAATAATGAATAAATATAATCTTAATATTGATATAAATAAGCTTGCAAAAAAAGCAAGTGTAGGAGATCTACAAAAAACAGAAATTTTAAAATTGCTTTTTAGAGATAATGAAATTTTGGTTTTTGATGAACCTAGTGCAGTTCTAACATTGGAGGAAATTGAAGGATTGTTACAAGTTATGAAGAATCTAAAAAAAGATGGTAAAACTATAATTCTTATAACGCACAAGATGAATGAAATTAAAGAGGTTGCAGATACAGCGACAGTAATTAGAAGAGGGGAAGTGGTTGGTCATTATGATGTAAAAACTACCTCGGTAGAAACCTTATCACAAGCAATGGTAGGGAGAGAAATTGTTGAAGTACGGAACTCTGAAAAATCAGATAACAAAAAGGTTGTACTTGATATAAGGAATTTAGTAGTCTCTAAATTTGATAATCAAAAAGTGGTTGGTCTAAAAGATTTTAACATGAAATTGCACGCTGGTGAAATTGTAGGAATAGCTGGAGTAGAAGGAAATGGTCAGCAAGAGCTGGTGAATAGTATTTGCGGGCTACAAAGAATTAAGAGCGGGGATATTGCTGCACTAACCAAAAAACAAGAGCTGGTATCTATCAAACATGCCTCAATAGAAAAAAGGTACAAAAAATTTGGTATGTCTTTTGTTCCGTTGGATAGACAAAAACATGGTCTTGTTTTAAATTTTAATATTATAAACAATATAATATTACAAGATATTGACAATAAAAGATTTTCTAATTTTTTCGGATTTCTTAAATTTTCTAACATAGTATCATATGGTCAAAAAATAGTTAATAAATATGATATTAGAAATGCAGAATTAGGATTTGCAACAACAAGTACTTTGTCTGGTGGCAATCAGCAAAAAATAATTATCGGTAGAGAGATATCGAGAAAAGGAAACTTTATTGTTATTTTTCAACCCACAAGGGGTGTTGATATAGGTTCAATTGAATTTATTCACCAACAAATAATTGATGCAAAAAAACAAGGAAAAGCTATATTATTGGTAAGTTTTGAGTTATCAGAAATTATAAGTTTATCAGATAGGGTTATTGTCCTAAATTCTGGGAATATAGTTGGAGAATTAGAAAAAAATAAATTGTCATTTAAGGAAATAGGAAATCTTATGGTTTCCCAGAAGGAAAATTAA